TGCGCTGACGGCGAAGATGGGCATGTGCATGGCGATTGCCTATCGAGCCCGTTCAAATTGATCTTGATACGCAACGAAGACATGCGGACATTCGGCTCTCTCTACGACTCGGTGTCTCGTGTTTGGGGAAATATTTTCTCGGCGACTACAAATAGTATTTGTAGTATAAGGTCCAGCATTCTTGCCGGGAATGCACTTTGCTGGTTGATTTCGGGAGGTGCTGTCCTTGTGTTTGATTTGGAAATGCAGAACCTTAGCGTGATCGAGAAGCCAGCAGAAAACCATGTTATCACTAGCTGGTGTTTGCAGCTAGTATGGATGGAGGATGGCGGACTTGGCCTCGCTGTTTTGTCGGAGCTGACTGTCCAATTATGGGTGAGGAAATCTAACCATGATGGTTTTGTCGGATGGGTGTTGCTGCAGAAAACCATTCCACTGGAGGGGATGTTTAAACGGAGAATGTGTAGTGACCGCACTCTTTGTGGGGTATGatgaggacacaaatgtgattgtTCTGACTACCATGATTGGCAACTTCATGCTCCAACTTGACTCGATGCAGCTCAAACATATTGTTGAAAGAAACAACATATGTTTCGACACCTTTTGGCCCTGTTTGGTTCGGCTATGGATTTCTAAAAGCAGATGTGAAAAATCTGATGTGGAAAAACAGCTGTGGAAAATCTGATATGAAAAGGATGTAGGTCATTTGGCAAACCAACTGATACAACTTTTTCAGATTTTGGCCCACAGCGGAATCAGATTTTGGAAAGCACGTCCTGGCCTGCTTCCGCTTTTGGTTCAGATTTTGACAGCGGATTTTTGGGATCGGATTCTGCTGGGTTCGCCCTTTGGTTCAGATTCTGCTGCGCGGTAGCGGAATCCGTCGATAAAAgctgaaccaaacagggcctttaTCCCTACACGAATTTCTACACTGCAGGTAAAATACCTACCTATCTACATTTCAAAAGCAAAAAAGGGGTCCATTTACTTTATTTTGCTGGCCTTCATTTGAGTTACTTTTGGTACTTGATTGCTGAAATATTGTTCATGTGATTAAGGATCAACAAGATACATATATAAAGAATACATTGAGTTATTTGTTTCTTTGTAGGCCCGGCGATCTCACAGTGAAGTAATTTCTTATTATTACTTGGCCCATTAAAGTTAGAACAGGAATATAGTTATTGCTTTGTCGCCTGGCCATTGCTAAATGCTAACTTATGGTTCTGTCCTTGTATTGTTTTTTCATCTGGAAACTGGCAGTAATATCGGTAGTGTGTGTGCTTAAGGATTGATTGCAGATATTTACGAACAGTTCTTCACTAACACATCTTCTCTGAACATGAAAATTTCCATATCATGTCCTTCGTTACTTGGTAATGATTATTATCCTTATTCCTTGCATTTGGGGATATATGTGGCTTCATTTACACATTTCTTTCCTTGTCAGAAAAAATAGCCTTTTGCCGTCAAGTTACATTATTACATCTTAGTATATTACACGGAAAACATAACTGTTTGCAGATGTGACATATATACTATTGATTCAGCTTTTCCATTGGTTTATTGGATTCTTTTGCTTTAGGTAGGAGAATTGCTGGTGGAGATGGTGGAGCTGAAAATGCAAACACATGAGATCTGCTAATGTGCCTAATGTGCTATGTTGGTTGAACAGGTGGTGTAAATTTATCTTTTCTCCATAAAACTTAGATGCCGGAGTTTCTTGCTTTCTACTCCATGAGCCTCTCATGTGCACATTATACAGAAAATATATTGAATGGCTTGATAATCTAGAAAGTTCAGTATTTGCCTCTGATGGAGGCATTGAgtcaacactagtggttgcctcGAGAACATGTCAACAGTAGAAGTTGATGGCCCGTAGCGTAAACTACGAACTAAATGTTATACTATTGCTAGGATGATAGCCAGTTTTGGGATGATTCATGTTTGCATATTGTTGTATGACCTCCATAGTGTGGGTTGATGCTTATTATTGCTGTAATCATGCAAAATTATGAGATATACCCTTTTTTCCACTCTACATGTATGAGATATAACTTGACCTGCTTCTTCGTGGGTGAGTTGTATAAATTGGTTTTGACAGATGGCATTTGTTGTTCTGCAGGTATTTGGAGTTTTCTTCGGTTTGTTGAGGCGCAGAAATGCGGAGATGGCTCTTTTGCTGTATGCCCTTCCGCTTTTGTGTGTTGTGGCTGCTATTGTGGCCGGCACTGACGTTGACAATATATGGAGCAGTATGTAGGTTCTTCCGCTTTGTATGATGCGTCCTGTGAAGTGGACTTGTAGGATTTAGTATGTAATTCGCTAACTTCTCTGAATTACAACTATCTACTAATATTTTCAGGGACTATTAATCCGGTTGCATGCCTAGATAGTGTTTGTGGAGTTGCTTCTGTTAGTGCCTGGATCTGTCAGTGTATTAACACCTTGTGGTTCATTTGCTTTATGTCTCAATAACGCGGGCCTTTATATTTTTGGAATGCATAACATTGCATTTAACTGGTCGAAAGAGCTAAATCACTCTCCACTAAAGATGAGGCACATGTCAGTTA
The sequence above is a segment of the Aegilops tauschii subsp. strangulata cultivar AL8/78 chromosome 6, Aet v6.0, whole genome shotgun sequence genome. Coding sequences within it:
- the LOC109772388 gene encoding uncharacterized protein, translated to MSRRRHPPSLAPAAPLDDEDLLRLHQQPSSLARASSVCTRWRGILSDPQFLKRFRKHHGKPLLLGFFAGPVFRDHVFTPVPDSPDRILVARFSMTMPQSHNPFDRWDLVGCRHGLAVLINKCRKEVVVSDPLTGRQQCVRFPPGLCDALWGIFCDWHGAVLCADGEDGHVHGDCLSSPFKLILIRNEDMRTFGSLYDSVSRVWGNIFSATTNSICSIRSSILAGNALCWLISGGAVLVFDLEMQNLSVIEKPAENHVITSWCLQLVWMEDGGLGLAVLSELTVQLWVRKSNHDGFVGWVLLQKTIPLEGMFKRRMCSDRTLCGV